ATCCGATACGCCATCATCGGCACCGGCAATTTCAACGAGGAAACAGTCCGGACGTACAGCGACCACTGCCTGTTCACAGCGGACAAACGACTGACCGCTGAAGTGGCGCAAGTCTTTCAGTTTTGCGAGAGCACATTCCGTGCCCCGAGATTTCGGCACCTCTGGGTCGCGCCCTTCGACATGCGCAAGAAGCTGCTGCGCCACATCCATGAGGAGATACGCACTGCGCGCAAGGGCCGCGAAGCATTCATCACGATCAAGGTCAACAACCTCGCCGAGGGCGAGGTGGTCCGCGCGCTCTACCGCGCCGCCCAGGAAGGCGTCCAGGTTCGGCTGATTGTCCGATCGATGATGTCGCTCATTCCCGGACGCGAGGGACTCAGCGAGAATATCCAGGCCGTCGGCATCGTGGATCGCTTCCTGGAGCATACGCGCATCTTCGTGTTCGGCGGCGCGGGGCACCCTCAATACTTCATCTCATCGGCCGATCTGATGCAACGGAACCTCGATCGTCGACTGGAGGTCGTCTGCCCGATCTACGATGCGTCACTCCAAAAGGAACTGCAGCGGTTCCTCGACATCCAATGGGCGGACAACGTCAAATCGCGAGTTCTGGACAGTGCACTGACCAACCGAATCCGCAACGGAACCGGCGGGCCGTCCGTGCGCGCACAGCAGTCCATCTATGACTACCTCAAAACGCAAGCGGTCGAGTAACGGCGGGACGCACGCGCCGCCCGGAATCAAGTTTGCGGCCGTCGATGTCGGCTCCAACGGCGTCCGGCTGATGCTCGCGCGCGTCATCGGCAACAACGGCGCGCCCGTGGTGAAGAAAGAGTCGTTAATCCGTATCCCGATCCGCCTCGGTGAGGATGTCTTTTCCGGCCGGCCGATCTCGAAGCAGACGATCCGCACCCTGTCGGAAACCATGCGGGGTTTTCAGCACTTGATCACGGCCTATGAGCCCGTCGATGTCGCCGCCTGCGCCACGTCGGCGATGCGCGAGGCCAGAAACGGCCCCGACCTCGTCGAGGCGATTCGCGCAGAGAGCGGAATCGATCTGGAGATCATCGACGGCGCCCGCGAAGCCGAGTTGATCGCCGCGAATGTCTATGGGAGCAGCGCCGACCTCGATCGTCCGCTCTTGCACCTGGACATCGGGGGCGGCAGCATCGAACTGACGCTCTTTGATGGCGGCGAACGCGCCGACAGCCGCTCGTTTCGGATCGGCACCGTGCGCCTGCTCAAAAATCAGGTGGCCGATGAGGAGTGGGGCGCCTTGAAGGACTGGCTGCGGCACCTGGCGCGCACGCACGAGCGCATCATCGCTCTGGGCAGCGGCGGCAGCCTCAACAAGCTGTTCCGCATGTCGCGGGTCAAAGAGGGACGCCCGGTGACCTACAAGCAGTTGAAGGAACTGGCGCGCGTCATTGCCTCGTATTCGTACGAGGAACGCATTCTGCAACTGAGCATGCGGCCCGATCGCGCCGATGTGATCGTGCATGCCGGCGATATCGTGCTGTCGGTCATGAAATGGGCGCGCATCTCCAAGATGCTCGTGCCCCAGGTCGGATTGGCGGATGGCCTCATTCGTCAGTTGTACGCGCGCCATACCGCCGCGACCAGCGACGCCCCGGCACGAGCGTGACGCCGCATCACAAACGATGTTCGGCCCGACCCGTGCATCGTGCGGAGCGGTTCCATGGAGTTGCTCACGACCCCACGTACGACGATCGCGGTCTTCATCGGAGAACTGTCCGAGACTATCCGTCAGCTTGCACGCTCGGCCCGACGGGACGGTGCCGCCGATGATTTTCATCGATTGCGCGTCGCGATCAAGCGCCTGAGGGCCCTTGCGGCCCATGCCCGCGACACGGGAAACACAAATCAAACCGATCCGCCCCGGCGCCTGCTGAGACGTCTCTTCCGGGCCGCCGGACGGGTCCGCAACTGCCATGTCCGCAAACAGCGCATCATTCGGCATTGGGAGCTCTCCCCCGATTCTCTGAGTGAGTATTTCAATGATCTGACCGCACACGAGGCGGTGGCCCGACACCATTACGACCGCGTCGCGCGCGCACACGAGGCGCGCATGTTCCAGAGCATCTCCGAACGGATGATGCGCGAATTCGAGCGCCGAAACGGCGATGATTTGGCGCAGCGGTCGGTGCACAGCATCCTGTCGCTGCTCGACTTGTTGGTGGGGGCCGATTTGAACTCCACGGAGATCAACTTTCACACCGTGCGAATTCTGGCGAAGGAAACACGATACCGGATCGAGTTCGTGCGCGACTGCGTGGTTTCGCTGGATGTCTTCGATCGCCTCGGGATCGCACTGCGCGATGTGCATCGGGCGCTGGGATTGTGGCACGACCGGGATGAATCGGTGTACGCGTTGGACGCCTTCATCGCCAGGTCCGAAAACGCGACGCTGCTGAGGGAACCTCCCTATGCGCAGTTCCGCCTGACCCTCCTGCGAGAGGGCGCTGCGGCGCTCAATTGCTTCTTCGGGAAATGGATGGATCTGAAGGAACAGTTGCCCGCGTTTCGTTTGGAATTATCGCGTTTCCCGGACCGACAGACTTA
This genomic stretch from Candidatus Zixiibacteriota bacterium harbors:
- a CDS encoding exopolyphosphatase, translated to MTTSKRKRSSNGGTHAPPGIKFAAVDVGSNGVRLMLARVIGNNGAPVVKKESLIRIPIRLGEDVFSGRPISKQTIRTLSETMRGFQHLITAYEPVDVAACATSAMREARNGPDLVEAIRAESGIDLEIIDGAREAELIAANVYGSSADLDRPLLHLDIGGGSIELTLFDGGERADSRSFRIGTVRLLKNQVADEEWGALKDWLRHLARTHERIIALGSGGSLNKLFRMSRVKEGRPVTYKQLKELARVIASYSYEERILQLSMRPDRADVIVHAGDIVLSVMKWARISKMLVPQVGLADGLIRQLYARHTAATSDAPARA
- a CDS encoding CHAD domain-containing protein, whose protein sequence is MELLTTPRTTIAVFIGELSETIRQLARSARRDGAADDFHRLRVAIKRLRALAAHARDTGNTNQTDPPRRLLRRLFRAAGRVRNCHVRKQRIIRHWELSPDSLSEYFNDLTAHEAVARHHYDRVARAHEARMFQSISERMMREFERRNGDDLAQRSVHSILSLLDLLVGADLNSTEINFHTVRILAKETRYRIEFVRDCVVSLDVFDRLGIALRDVHRALGLWHDRDESVYALDAFIARSENATLLREPPYAQFRLTLLREGAAALNCFFGKWMDLKEQLPAFRLELSRFPDRQT